The following nucleotide sequence is from Pygocentrus nattereri isolate fPygNat1 chromosome 25, fPygNat1.pri, whole genome shotgun sequence.
TGGCGGCGTGCGGCAGGGCGCCGCTCTGCTGCAGGTTGGCCAGCGTGAGGTCATGGTTTGAGGTCAGCCGGGGGCAGAAGCCGCTGCAGTATTTGAAAAGCACCACCTCATCGGAGTCATAGCCCAGCCCTAGGTCTCGCACCTGCAGCAGGATGGAATGCAGGCCGCACGGTCCCTCAGCACTGCGGCGTGGCCGGACCGCGCCTTCCTCTtgctcccctccctcccctccttTCCCTGGCTCCTCTGGGAGCCCAGGTCTTTGGTCACCTGACTCTGGAAGACAAAAGCACAGCCATGAGTTGGGAGTTCAAGAGTGGCTGTAAAGGAAGTtctgttgaaatgatgtaaagGTTCGGTAGTGGAGCTAATTAAGGCATCCAAAGAAACGCGTATCTCAATTTTgatcgattttttttttttctcctttacaCAGTGTGAGAATTTCaagatgattggaccaataaaAACACCCCAAAATCACTtgcaataaaatctctttacattgacttacattgaatgTTAAGGTCGCTTTTGCGCTCTCCTGTAAATTTAGGAGATTTCTTTGGCCAGCGACGCTATTTTAATTGGTCAGCATCTGGTATATCATTCCAGAACAAAATCCAGTCTTTTGTTAAACATTTGACTCCAGTGCTCTCTAAACgtattatatataatgtatatatatccTCAATTGATGTCTAATCTACAAAATTACAGGTATTGGTTGGGGATTAGTACAGAAAGACAACTGAATTATGAATTTCCTCACATCGTGGAGAAACTGTACTAGGTCTGTACTAAAAACTGAACAATTTTCAACTGCTTTTAAAGGTCATGACCTTCAGGCTTACCCAGTAGTGTCCGCAGCCAGTGTGCCTGTCCCACTCGAATGCAGACCAACAGCATGGTGAGCTTCAGAAGAGACCACATTTTCCGCTTTTATCTCGCTCTCTGTATTTCTTCCCTCTGTAGCAACCAGAGCGAGTCGGTCGATGATGCTGAGGCGTACCGGAGACTGGTTCATATATAGTGGTCCGAGGAGGCGCGGGGAAGGGGGTTTTGCCTTTGCCCCTCCTTCCCTTGCCACCCCTCTCACCTGTGCCCAAGGCGGCGATCGGCTCTGGAGCCAAAGGCCGTTTTGATctcagaaaaatgtacattaaaatggcATAAATACCATTTTTGGACAGTCGCAGGTGTTTTTCCAACTCCAGGACTCAGAGCGTATGGGAAGCGAGGGTAAATCATTTAAAGCTGCTTGCATGGCGGCTGGGGAAGACATCCGTGATCTAGAGCCGTCGTCCGTTAACCAGTCACATACCCACACTCTGAATGGAAGGGTTAACGTTCGGCTTGAGTGATGGTCAAGTGTGCATCGCTCCCGTTTGACGTGGACGCTGTCATAACAGCATGGAGACAGAAATCGTGAATGAGTGAAGGCGAACGGGTTAAACCTGTGAAGACGGGATGATCAGAAGGACCGTGATGAAAGCAGAAGTAGCCTACCGCAGACCTCTTCCCGAAAATTCCAAGAACGATGACTGTCTGAAATCCGAGCATAAATTTTGGGGATTTTATCAGAAATGTGCTATCAGCATTCCTTAAATAGCTAATGCCGAAGGAATCATGGAATGTGTCTGACTGGCAGAGGGATTGCAGTGCGGTCATACGTTCCCCTCCGCTTTATAAGGTTATGCTCAGGGAAAGAGTGTTGAAAGGAGTGAAAGTGGGCCATTTTTTGTGGGTATGACCGTAAAAACTCATTAGGGCATTTACACACTGACCACAAACGGCCAGAACCAGCACAAGTGAATGCTTGTTTTACACTGGAGGCAACTCTGCCCCTTGTGATCACCTGCAACAAAAGCTGTtcaatttgaaaaatattccaTATCTGGATGTGGCATTTTGGACTACAGACTACTGGGCCTCATTTGCCAATATCTTCCTAAATTTTGTCTTAAATTGGTTTGAGAAAGTTCCTAAGAAtgttcatgacgtgttcttaagcTGCAGAATTGCTCGCAACGTTGAGCTCTTGAGTGTGTATAGAGTCTGTTATTACCTAAGAACACATCCCAAATAAGGAAAGATGGGTGATCGTTAGAACCTTAATGAAAACTGCGTAAGTTTTAACAAATGTCAgcaacactttctatgaatgtcacatttgtaagcatctataaacacgttataatgcattcataaggcatcatagacaaacatatataaaaatgcattacacgttatagccatgcttattatgaattgttaacataatgcattataagtgctgttcataacacattataagagctcataagctgcaTTTGTCCGCTCtcagtaaagtgaagcgtactggactaaagcctcctccagggttcagactgaggcttcaagttgaagaatttactgatggatttactgaaacactaaaacacaataaagctcattacaggcttcaaatgtcagagtttaaactggagcaacatcagagtttcacccaatgtgggaaagtcaatgttcaccactgttaatgttcaccaccgttagcctggcactcacttaacactgcagatccaatagaacgccagcagaaattagcactgtttggagcctctgaatattcaggactgaagccccgaagatgcagccctaacagcaccagcgttgacaaataaaacactgcaaatCTCAGGCCGTAAATAAACATTGCATTTGTCTTtacactctccaagctgggactgacttctttggcactaacagtacatgttattaacactaattgtaatgcattatattagcagttcatactgtataataaacatggctataaagtgtacttcagtgttattcatttttatatttataaccatgtttataatgccttatgaatgcatcataacaagttgtaaatgtgtttatagatgcttacaaacgtgacattcacaGAAAGTGTTACCGCAATTTCTTCAGTTGGTGAGTAAGCCCAGACGTGTTAGAtgtatccatccacccatttccACCAGTTGACACAAacttttggtttggtttggtttggttatCTGTACTAAGCTCCATTCTTTCCACTCCTCTtgtggatattccatgattgaccacatgtggtttgatgctctgtagcagccgttttttcccccatttaacatgtctctggtgttacctttcttatggGTAACGCCGATGAcgatcggtaacaccagtgactcctatggagaatGACCCACACGCTCAAACCATCCCGCCTGGCACCAACGATTAACTTTAAGTCTTAACAATAGATAAATAGAAGACCCTAAAACAAATACCACAATCGTAATTAGATATTTATTGAACAAGGCGATCTAGCATTTAATTGTCTTTGTAGGCCAAAGTGCTCGTCTTGGGCTGCAATGACCAAGCGTTAATTGTCCCGCACATTGACCCGTTCGTCCAGACAGACCTACTTCGTCTCAGTGATGTTGATGGGCTTTCTTGCCTGATCTACTTCTGTTTGAGTTCTCAGATGGATGTCCTGACATTCTCCTGATACAAATCACTATTCCTAGTGCCATCAAATGATGGCAAGCTGTCCTGGCAGAAAAACAGCGCCACCGCTGGGTTGAGGTTCTTACACTGGAATGTTCAGGTTTCGCCAAACATAAcatcagttcatttaaaattcTCCCAGTAGGCCTCTGGCTCATTCAGGTGGTCTTTAGCAACTACATAATGCTTCTGCTTTAAGCCATAATGCTCTATTTCTGCCTTATCAGTTCACATAACATTCCATCGCTAGTCTTCTGGCTCATCCAGGTGGTCTTTAAACAGGCAGCGATATTGTTCAGCGTAGTGGCTTCCTGCCTACTATCATTCCACAGACTTATCCTTGGTTAGTATTTGCCTGACTCATGAACACTGACATTAGCCAGGCCTGCAGATCCTTAGACGGCACCCTGGGGTTCTTTGTGATTTCCTGTGGCCTTGGTGGGGATTTTTCTTGGATGGCCACTCCTGAGAAGGTTGACGGTGGTGATGAATGTTCTGTATTCGTGCACTAAACGCATCAGCCTGACCGTGTAATCATGACGTCCTCTTCAGAAATAGTTTGGTAGCCTCTTCCAGCCTGATGATGTTCATCAGCTCTTTTTCTGAGGTTCCCAGAAATCTCCTTTGCCTGACCCATGGTGTGCGCTCACAAACGAGTGTAAGACTTCGATGTAAAGTTGATGTTTTATAAACAGGGCAGCTTCATCCACTTGATGGAACTttgctgaatgaatgaatgaaaaactgtAACAGTCTGTGTTATTGGGATATTTTCATCTTTTGCTCAGATGAAGATCGGATctcattttatattgtgtacTTTATCGGTCCTACAAGGGAAACTTGTCATTTTGCTGCTTAGCTATGGGAGCAGGACAGTGTCAGCAGCTCTGGGGCAGTTGGGAGTTGAGTGTCACCCATGGGCTTTGAACCCCCGACCTTCTGGTTGTTGGCTCACTTCTCCTACCTCTAGGCTACTGGAGTTAGCCGTGTTGAACGGCTGGAGCTACAGGCTAATAGCTACAAAACTTCATAACTATTGCAATATAATGTCTCGGGTATCAAGCAacgcattcataaccattttgtgtaataacttaatgggatgtagcttttagagccattaaatgctttgggCGTCTGGTTCCTTGCACTATaatggtgaacaattctgactcagttcaTTTTGACTCACACTTTTGATTTATACCCATCAGGCTTACtatatatagctgcactttgtagttc
It contains:
- the LOC108443476 gene encoding persephin; its protein translation is MWSLLKLTMLLVCIRVGQAHWLRTLLESGDQRPGLPEEPGKGGEGGEQEEGAVRPRRSAEGPCGLHSILLQVRDLGLGYDSDEVVLFKYCSGFCPRLTSNHDLTLANLQQSGALPHAATPGHHAPCCRPTHHEDMAFLDNAHRWHRVEKLSASACTCMG